Proteins encoded in a region of the Tetrapisispora phaffii CBS 4417 chromosome 12, complete genome genome:
- the TOS1 gene encoding Tos1p (similar to Saccharomyces cerevisiae TOS1 (YBR162C); ancestral locus Anc_8.515), whose product MKLATVSLAALTAVGLASADCSYVAGNYYCSNTNAIVYSNVGYSGSYKDVTSMDESSCICNQASTSFSGSLAPLNEELSVHFRGPIKLSQFGVYYPNAGTSLKKRDVADCAPVSHRHKRDVVVEWVEVTSTVFVDSNGNPVTSAAADMTSSYTKVNTIISSAQNTSPAQQNVDTAATSSSISTAVGSSSQSSTSSSAVGQSSTSSSAAAQSSSSSSTSSSAWTRRSYFTPGSTTNCTFMNHQGGVKGSGVWSSCFGNSISYAAADGITGASSAEALGDVTILSGNEFMIFSGEECSGNDCGYYRDGIPAYHGFGGGDKIFVFEFTMPSDTSGSASNQDMPAIWLLNAKIPRTLQYGDSSCSCWSTGCGEFDLFEILSVGSDKLISHIHDGQGNDGTSTGGGGTQDYFTRPTSGTLKAAVIFNSSDQTAHIVEVSDDFAESLSADTVDSWLAKAGSAAALS is encoded by the coding sequence ATGAAATTAGCAACCGTATCATTAGCTGCTTTGACAGCTGTTGGTTTGGCCAGTGCTGACTGCAGTTACGTTGCTGGTAATTACTATTGTTCCAACACCAATGCCATTGTTTACTCCAACGTTGGTTACTCCGGTTCCTACAAAGACGTCACCAGCATGGATGAAAGTTCATGTATCTGTAACCAAGCATCTACCTCCTTCAGCGGTAGTCTAGCTCCATTGAATGAAGAGTTATCTGTTCATTTCAGAGGTCCAATCAAGCTATCTCAATTCGGCGTCTACTATCCAAATGCAGGTACTTCATTGAAGAAAAGAGATGTCGCTGACTGTGCCCCAGTCTCCCATCGTCATAAGAGAGACGTCGTTGTTGAATGGGTCGAAGTCACTTCAACTGTCTTTGTCGACAGCAACGGTAACCCAGTTACTAGTGCTGCTGCTGACATGACTTCTTCTTACACAAAGGTCAACACAATCATCAGCAGTGCTCAAAACACTTCTCCAGCCCAACAAAATGTTGACACCGCGGCTACCTCCTCCTCCATTTCTACCGCTGTTGGCTCTTCTTCTCAATCCTCCACCTCCTCTTCTGCTGTTGGACAATCCTCCACTTCTTCCTCTGCAGCTGCTCAatcttcctcttcttcttctaccTCATCAAGTGCTTGGACTAGACGTTCTTACTTCACCCCAGGTTCCACTACCAACTGTACCTTCATGAACCACCAAGGTGGTGTTAAAGGTTCTGGTGTCTGGTCTTCCTGTTTCGGTAACTCCATTTCTTATGCTGCTGCCGATGGTATCACTGGTGCCTCTTCCGCTGAAGCTTTGGGTGATGTTACCATCTTATCTGGTAATGAGTTCATGATCTTCTCCGGTGAAGAATGTAGCGGTAATGACTGTGGTTATTACAGAGATGGTATTCCAGCTTACCACGGTTTCGGTGGTGGGGACAAGATTTTCGTCTTTGAATTCACTATGCCAAGTGACACTTCCGGTTCTGCCAGTAACCAAGACATGCCAGCTATCTGGTTATTAAATGCCAAGATTCCACGTACTTTACAATATGGTGATTCTTCATGTTCTTGTTGGAGCACTGGCTGTGGtgaatttgatttattcGAAATCTTAAGTGTTGGTTCCGATAAATTGATTTCTCACATCCACGATGGTCAAGGTAACGATGGTACATCTACCGGTGGTGGTGGTACTCAAGATTACTTCACCAGACCAACATCTGGCACTTTAAAGGCTGCTGTTATTTTCAACAGCAGCGATCAAACTGCTCACATTGTCGAAGTTTCTGATGACTTCGCTGAATCTTTAAGTGCTGACACTGTTGACTCTTGGTTAGCAAAGGCTGGTTCTGCTGCTGCTTTATCTTAA
- the CSH1 gene encoding mannosylinositol phosphorylceramide synthase catalytic subunit CSH1 (similar to Saccharomyces cerevisiae CSH1 (YBR161W) and SUR1 (YPL057C); ancestral locus Anc_8.514) — protein sequence MRKELKIFMYANIFLFLLAIYVTFDLLTMAVDDTLKDAITEYEINHPATDAKDNLIPKIIHQTYKTEDIPEHWKEGQSKCKYLHSDYKYMFWTDKNSLEFIEEHYPWFAKSFKAYKFPIERADVIRYFILDYYGGIYIDLDDACERKLDPLLQFPAFVRKTSPTGISNDVMGSKPHHPFFIRLQKNLDKYNRNIHIPYFTILASTGPLFVSLIWKQYKRWGVTPGDEIRILQPEYYKMHSYSFFSITKGSSWHTEDATFIKSLASHILACVVAGFVFAFSMLYLEYCFYAWLCSRNDKSSTKTRSYMSFKFMMLPIHKVLGVFYNFRKDEFQMSDNIRLQTLPKENKYAGSSKKATNLKKKRKDSNVSYMHLINDLESNLETV from the coding sequence atgaGAAAAGAGCTGAAGATTTTTATGTATGCAAAcatctttttgtttttgttggCTATTTATGTCACTTTTGATTTGTTGACTATGGCAGTCGATGATACTTTAAAAGATGCTATTACGGAATATGAAATCAACCATCCCGCAACGGATGCTAAGGATAATCTGATACCAAAGATTATTCATCAAACTTACAAGACTGAAGACATTCCGGAGCattggaaagaaggtcAAAGTAAATGTAAATATCTGCATTCAGATTACAAGTACATGTTTTGGACAGATAAGAATTCTTTGGAATTCATCGAAGAACATTATCCGTGGTTTGCAAAATCATTCAAAGCTTATAAATTTCCAATAGAGAGAGCCGATGTGATTAGATACTTCATTTTAGACTACTATGGGGGTATTTATATCGACTTAGATGATGCTTGTGAAAGGAAATTAGATCCTCTGTTACAATTCCCTGCTTTTGTTAGAAAAACTTCTCCAACAGGTATTTCGAATGATGTTATGGGTTCAAAACCACATCATCCGTTCTTTATCagattacaaaaaaatctagataaatataatagaaaTATCCACATTCCTTATTTTACAATCCTAGCGTCAACTGGTCCTTTGTTTGTAAGTTTGATATGGAAACAATATAAAAGGTGGGGAGTCACTCCAGGTGATGAGATTAGAATCTTACAACCAGAATACTACAAGATGCATTCATACTCATTCTTCTCGATAACAAAAGGTTCATCCTGGCATACAGAGGATGCTACCTTCATAAAATCATTAGCATCTCATATTCTTGCGTGTGTTGTTGCTGGGTTTGTATTTGCATTCTCGATGTTATACTTAGAATATTGTTTCTATGCTTGGTTATGTTCAAGAAATGATAAATCCTCAACAAAAACTAGATCATATATGTCGTTTAAATTTATGATGTTACCAATACATAAAGTTTTAGGTGTTTTCTACAATTTTAGAAAGGATGAGTTTCAAATGAGTGATAATATTAGATTACAAACTTTGCCAAaggaaaataaatatgCAGGTTCTTCTAAAAAAGCAACcaatttaaagaaaaagagaaaagatTCAAATGTGTCTTATATGCATCTAATAAACGATTTGGAAAGTAATCTAGAAACAGTTTAA